The Desulfovibrio porci DNA segment ACGTTCGCCGCGGTGCGCGCCCGCACCCGAGAGGTGGGCCTCAAAAAGGCCATGGGCGGTTCCGATACGGATATTCTGGCCCAGTTCCTGGCGGAAGCCCTGTGCAAATCCGTGGCCGGCGGCATATTGGGCATTGTCGTGGGCGTTGTCCTGGTGGAGGTGGGCGCGTGGTCGTTGGGCACGGGCATCTCCTACCCTCTGTTGATCGCCAGCAGCTCGGGCAGCATTGTCTTTTCCGCCCTTATCGGTGTGGCCGGAGGTCTGTATCCGGCCCTTCAGGCCAGCCGCATGGACGTGGTCTCCGCCCTGCGTTTTGAATAAAAGGTGAAGCATGGCTCCGGTTATCGTCGCCAAAGATTTATATAAATGTTACGCCGGATTCGCGCCGGTGCTGCGCGGCGTGAACATCGAGGTGCAGGCCGGTGAGCTTGTGGCCATCATGGGTCCCTCGGGGTGCGGCAAGTCCACCATGCTGCACATTCTGGGCATGCTGCACGCGCCCGACGCCGGTTCTTTGGAAATCCTCGGCACGGATGTCCTCGCGTTCAACCGTGAGCAGACGGCGGCCTTCCGGCGCGGGAACATGGGCTTTGTGATGCAGTCCAGCAACCTTTTCGAGCACTCCACGGTGTTTGAAAACGTTGAATTCCCTTTGATTTATGAAGGAATACCGCCGCAGGAACGCTGGGAGAGGGTGATCCGGGCCCTGGAACTGGTGCGTCTTTCCGCCAGGGTGCATTACCGCAGCAACCGCCTGTCCGGCGGCGAGCAGCAGCGCGTGGCCATCGCCAGGGCCATGGTGAACAATCCGCGCATTCTGCTGGCCGACGAACCCACCGGCGCGCTGGACGCCCGCACCAGCCGTCTGATCATGGAAAATTTCCGCACGCTCTGCCATACCGGCGGCGTGTCCATGGTCTTGGTCACCCATGACCCCAAAATGGCCGAATACTGCGACAGCATCTATACTCTGGAGGACGGCGTCCTACACTGCCGCCGCCGCGAACTGCCGCCGCTTCCGGAGCATGAGGCGCAGACGCTGTTGCAGCCGCCGCCGCCCGTGGTGCGCGGCGCGCTGGTGGCCGAGCGCTTTCCCGAGGCGTCGGGCCGGAACCTGATGGAAGAGGCCCACCGCCTGCACGCCGCGGGCCTGCTTTCGCGCATTTACGCCATCCGGGGCAGCGGCCTGCTGGGCAATCCGGAGGGCTATGCCCTGCCCCTGGCGGTGCGCCGCATCGGCTCGTGGCATTTTTTCTCCGTCTGCGCGGCCCTGTTCCGCCAATTGCGGGGCTCGTCCCATTCTCTGTGGGGGCTCTGGCGTGACTTGCCCGTACGTTCCCGCTGGGGCCGGGGCTTGCCGGGGCACCTCTGGGCCTTTGGTTGCGGGGCATTGCTGGCCCGCTGGGGCCTGGAGGAAAAAATCGAATTTATGTACGCCACCGGCGCTCACAGCGAGGCCACGGCCAGTTGGGTGGCCGCGCGCCTGCTGGGATTGCCTTTCGCCTTTTCCGTGCGCGCCCAGGATCTGGCGCGCCCCGGCAACGACTGGGCCGTCAAGGCGGCGCAGGCGGTCTTTGTGCGTTGCGATACCGGGGCCACCCTGCAGGCCCTGCGGGAGTTGCTGCCGGAATTGCCGGAGGACAGACTGGTTCTGCTGCGCGATCCCCTGACCCTGACCCCGCCCGAGGACGACGCGGACATGCCCTTGCCGTCCGGCGTCCAGCAGGGCGCGCAGCCTTTGCAGATTCTGGCCGTGGGCACCATCAGCGCCCGCAAGGGCTATGATCTGTTGCTGCGGGCCTGCGCGCAGTTGCGCGCCAGGGGTCTGGATTTCCGTCTGAAGATCGTGGGCCAGGGGCCGGAACGCCTGCGTCTGCGCTGGCTTGCCTGGCGTCTCGGCCTGCGTAAGGTTGTGGATTTTGCCGGTCAGACGCCTCACGAGAACATGGCTGATTTCTATAAAAAAGCCGACATCTTCGTGTCGCCGGGCCGCAGGACCGGTCAGGGCGATGCGGACGGCCTGCCCTCGGCTCTGGCGGAAGCCATGGCTTTCGGCTTGGCCGTGGTGGTCAGCGACCTGCCGGGCCTGACGGAAGCCGTGGAGGACGGGAAAAGCGGTCTGGTGACGCCCCAAAACGACGCGGCGGCCCTGGCCCAAGCTCTGGAGCGTCTCGCCGCGCAGCCCGGAGAACGCGCCCGGCTGGGCAATGCGGCCCGAACGCGCATCCACGCTCTACTGGATGAGCAGGAAAACGAAAGCCGGTTGGGCGCGCTCTTCAGCCGGGCCATTCGCACAGCCTGACCGGACCTGCCCGGTTTTCAGCGAGCCACGGGAAGGAAATATCCATGGACTTTACGGGAGTACGCGTGCTGGTGGTGGGCGATGTGATGCTTGACCATTACATCGCCGGCCAAGTCAGGCGTATTTCTCCGGAAGCGCCGGTGCCCGTGGCTTGCGTGCGCAAGCGTTGGACCGCTCCTGGCGGCGCGGCCAATGTGGCCCGCAATTTGGCCCGTCTGGGCCTTCAGGTCGCTCTGACCGGCTTGGCTGGCCGGGATGAGGCCGGTGAGTCTCTGCGCAGGGAGCTGGCCGCTGAGGGCATCGACGACGGTCTGGTGTATTCCGCTGCCCGGAGCACCACGCGTAAAACCAGGATTATTGCCCAGGGCCAGCAACTGCTCCGTCTGGATGAAGAAGTGATCGCGCCGCCGCGTCCGGAAGAAAGCGCGGCCCTGCGCGGAAAAATTCTGGAATTCCTTCCCGCCTGCGGCGCGGTGGTGCTGTCCGATTACGGCAAGGGCGTCCTGCTGGACGACGCTGAAAACGGCGGCCTGTGCGCGCCGGTCATAACAGCGGCCCGCGAACGCGGCATTCCCGTGCTGGTGGACCCCAAGGGCGGGCAGTGGCGGCGCTATGCCGGGGCGCAGTGCGTGACGCCCAACAGCGTCGAGTTCGCCCTGGCCTGCGGCCTGGAGTCCGGTGACGCGCCGGATCAGCGGGAACGCGAAACACTGGCTGGTCGCCTGCGCGAAAGCTATGGTCTGGAACGGATTCTGCTCACGCGCGGGGCCAAAGGCATGGCCCTGTTCGCCGGAGGCGAGCCGCCGTGCTATATCCGGGCCGCCGTGCGTGAAGTGGCCGATGTTTCCGGCGCGGGCGACACGGTCATCGCCACCTTGGCGGCCTGCGTGGCCAAGGGCCTGGACTGGAAGGAAAGCGCCCGCGTGGCCAATACCGCGGCCGGTGTGGCCGTGGGCAAAATGGGCACCGCGCCTGTGTCCCTGGCTGAACTGAACCAGGCCCTGCGGGAAAACGCCGACAATCCCAAACTCTACGGCGGTTCCGCGCTGCTGGAAAAGCTGGAGGAGTGGCGGTGCAGAAATGAAAGCATTGTTTTCACCAACGGCTGCTTCGACCTGCTCCATCCCGGTCATATTTCCCTGATCCGCCAGTGCGTGGCCCTGGGCGACCGCTTGGTGGTGGGGCTGAACAGCGACGCCTCGGTGCGCCGTCTCAAGGGGCCCGGCCGCCCGGTCCAGAATGAGCAAAGCCGCGCGCTGCTGCTGGCCGCGCTGCAGGGCGTGGACGCGGTGATTCTTTTTGACGAGGACACGCCCCTGGAGCTGATCCGCCAAGTGCGGCCCGATGTATTGGTCAAGGGCAGCGACTATACCGTGGAAACCGTGGTGGGTGCGGATCTGGTGCGGGAATACGGCGGACGCGTGCATCTGGCCCATCTGGTGGACGGGTGCAGCACCACCAATCTGGTACGCCGGATGGGCGCGGAGAAGGCCTGAGCAGGGTCCGTCTGGTCCGGCCGCTCTCCAGACTCTGGCCGCAGGAGGCCGTATGCAGCGCATTTTTGCCGCCGATATCGGCGGAACCAATTGCCGTTTCGCCTCGTTCAGTCTGGTTGAAGGCTGTCTCAACCTCGAACGGGTGGTCTGGATCAAATCCGCCGGTCTGCTGGACACGGACATGGTGCTGACCGCTCTGGAGCGTGAGCTGGAAACTCCTCTGCGCGCGGCGGACGCCCTTGTACTGGCTCTGGCCGGGCCGGTACAAGGCGGTTTGCGCGGCAAACTGACCAACGGCGCTTTGCGGGTGGATTTCACCGGCCTGGAGCGCCGTTACGGCGTCGCCCGCTACCGGGTCATCAATGATTTTATCGCCGAGGCCTATGGCTGCCTGACGGAAATCGGGGAGCAGGCGCGTTGTGTGGTCAGCCCCGCCGAACAGGCCGAAATACCGGCCACGGCCGGTCGGGGCGTGCTGGGCGCGGGCACGGGGCTCGGCACGGCTTCCCTGGTGCATGACGGGCGCGGCGGCTGGCTGCCGGTGCCGGCTGAAGGCGGTCACGTCTCCTTTCCCTTTGCGGGCGACGAGGAAAACGACTTTCACAACTTTCTTTGCAGGGAATTGGGCTATCCCTTCGCGCGCGGCGACGACGTCCTCACCGGCAAAGGGCTTTCCCTCCTGCACCGCTACCTCAGCGGCGAAGACCTGGAGGCCCGCGAAGTGGGCGCGCGCGCCCTCAGTCGGGATACTCCGACCCTGCGTTGGTATTCGCGTTTTTACGCCAGGGCCTGCCGCAACTGGATTCTGACCACCTTGTGCCGCCGCGGTTTGTGGATCGCGGGCGGCATCGCCAGCCGCAATCCGCTTAGCGTTACAAGCGACTATTTTCTGGAAGAGCTGTATACCACCCCGCATTTCGCCGCCCTGGTCCGCTCCGTGCCCGTTTATCTGATTGAGAACAAAAACAGCGGATTGTGGGGGGCGGCCCAGGCCGGCCTGGAATTACTGCGCCGCGAGGCGCATTGAGCGCGGGCTTCGAAACAGGGCTGCCTGCCCCATCCCGAAGTCCGGCTGAAGAGAGAAAGCATATCCGCCGCAAGCCCGATCCCCGCGCAGGCCGCCGTGTCCGGGCGATATCCCCCGTTTTCGGCGAAGGTCTCCGGCGAGGCCCTGGTCAGCCGGAACCGGAATGCCTTTTCCCATGCTGTCCCGGGAAATCCGGGGCAAAGCCCGGCGACGGAAGGCGGCAATGGAAGAATTATGGCTGCTGAACAGGACATCGAATTTACTCCCCTCCAGGGCATGCCCGCCACGCCTTTCAGGATCGGCGGCGACGACCTGAGCTGCGCCCTGGTGGTCTGCGGGGCGGAGAAG contains these protein-coding regions:
- a CDS encoding glycosyltransferase translates to MAPVIVAKDLYKCYAGFAPVLRGVNIEVQAGELVAIMGPSGCGKSTMLHILGMLHAPDAGSLEILGTDVLAFNREQTAAFRRGNMGFVMQSSNLFEHSTVFENVEFPLIYEGIPPQERWERVIRALELVRLSARVHYRSNRLSGGEQQRVAIARAMVNNPRILLADEPTGALDARTSRLIMENFRTLCHTGGVSMVLVTHDPKMAEYCDSIYTLEDGVLHCRRRELPPLPEHEAQTLLQPPPPVVRGALVAERFPEASGRNLMEEAHRLHAAGLLSRIYAIRGSGLLGNPEGYALPLAVRRIGSWHFFSVCAALFRQLRGSSHSLWGLWRDLPVRSRWGRGLPGHLWAFGCGALLARWGLEEKIEFMYATGAHSEATASWVAARLLGLPFAFSVRAQDLARPGNDWAVKAAQAVFVRCDTGATLQALRELLPELPEDRLVLLRDPLTLTPPEDDADMPLPSGVQQGAQPLQILAVGTISARKGYDLLLRACAQLRARGLDFRLKIVGQGPERLRLRWLAWRLGLRKVVDFAGQTPHENMADFYKKADIFVSPGRRTGQGDADGLPSALAEAMAFGLAVVVSDLPGLTEAVEDGKSGLVTPQNDAAALAQALERLAAQPGERARLGNAARTRIHALLDEQENESRLGALFSRAIRTA
- the rfaE1 gene encoding D-glycero-beta-D-manno-heptose-7-phosphate kinase, with the translated sequence MDFTGVRVLVVGDVMLDHYIAGQVRRISPEAPVPVACVRKRWTAPGGAANVARNLARLGLQVALTGLAGRDEAGESLRRELAAEGIDDGLVYSAARSTTRKTRIIAQGQQLLRLDEEVIAPPRPEESAALRGKILEFLPACGAVVLSDYGKGVLLDDAENGGLCAPVITAARERGIPVLVDPKGGQWRRYAGAQCVTPNSVEFALACGLESGDAPDQRERETLAGRLRESYGLERILLTRGAKGMALFAGGEPPCYIRAAVREVADVSGAGDTVIATLAACVAKGLDWKESARVANTAAGVAVGKMGTAPVSLAELNQALRENADNPKLYGGSALLEKLEEWRCRNESIVFTNGCFDLLHPGHISLIRQCVALGDRLVVGLNSDASVRRLKGPGRPVQNEQSRALLLAALQGVDAVILFDEDTPLELIRQVRPDVLVKGSDYTVETVVGADLVREYGGRVHLAHLVDGCSTTNLVRRMGAEKA
- a CDS encoding glucokinase → MQRIFAADIGGTNCRFASFSLVEGCLNLERVVWIKSAGLLDTDMVLTALERELETPLRAADALVLALAGPVQGGLRGKLTNGALRVDFTGLERRYGVARYRVINDFIAEAYGCLTEIGEQARCVVSPAEQAEIPATAGRGVLGAGTGLGTASLVHDGRGGWLPVPAEGGHVSFPFAGDEENDFHNFLCRELGYPFARGDDVLTGKGLSLLHRYLSGEDLEAREVGARALSRDTPTLRWYSRFYARACRNWILTTLCRRGLWIAGGIASRNPLSVTSDYFLEELYTTPHFAALVRSVPVYLIENKNSGLWGAAQAGLELLRREAH